A segment of the Peptostreptococcaceae bacterium genome:
CAGTCACCGATTGCATTAAAAATCGCTGTGGCATCCCACCATAATTCAAATAGTCCATGAAGTCCTCATCTTGGATATTTTCTTTGTCCAGCCCCTTTATTTCACACATTTCCAAAAATGAAAAAGGCATCATCTTAAAACTCACATACCTTCCCGATAAATGAGTTGCTAGTTCCCCGGATAACAGCTTACTGTTGGATCCGGTCAAAAACACGCTGCAATTTATTGTAGACCTAAAAGAATTAATGGCTTTTTCAAAATTAGCAACATTTTGAACCTCATCAAACATCAAGTAATATTTCTTGTCATCAACAACCTTTTCCATAATGTATTGGTGCAAATCCATCTCGTTTGCAATAAATGAGTAACTTAAATCCTCAAAATTCACATAGATAATATGTGATTCATTGACATCTTTATCCATTAACTCAGCTTCAATTTGTTTTAATAATACCGATTTTCCTGAGCGACGAATTCCTATTAATACCTTTATTAAATCCGATTCATAAAATGGTCTAATTCTCCTCAAATACTCTTCTCTTAAAATCATGTTTTCCACCTCTTTGTTCCATCATAACAAAACAAAGTACAAATTTCAATTTATATTTCGTTTCAACAAAATATAAGAGTCAACGATATAACCCCTTCCCAATGCTTTAACTCAAATCAAATGTGACTTACGCGCTTATAAATCGTCATTATATTAGCGCGTTTGTAACAATTATATGGTATAATGCGAATGCGGGATACAATCGCGCTAATATTTTATGTGATTGTCAGCTGGAATGTCACATTTGAGGTGGTGAAGTTTGATGGATAGAAAGAAAATATTAGAAGTTATGAGTAATTCCAATGGGATTATTAGCACTAAAGAAGCCACGAATTATGGTATTTCACGGATGGCTCTCCACCGATTGAAGGAACAAGGGGCTATTCGATCGGTCTCTAGAGGAGTGTACTGCTTGAATGATGAAATGCCGGACACAATGTTAATCATTCAAATCAGATGCAAGAGAGGAACTTTTTCTCACGAAACAGCTCTCTATTTTCACGATCTTACTGATCGAACACCGAGTCAGCATGTGATGACAGTTCCTGCAAATTACAATACAACTAGCCTGAAAGATTTACCGGTAAAATTTAGATATGTGAAACCGACTCTTATTGATATCGGCAGAAAAAAGATGAAAACAACACAAGGAAATGAACTCTATGTGTATGATATCGAGAGAACAATTTGTGACATTATTAGAAACAAGGCAAGCATGGATGTCAACATCGTAAATAGTGCTTTGAGGCAGTACGCAAACAGTAAAAAATCGAAATTTTCACTTCTTATGATCTATGCAAAAAAGCTTCAAATGGAAAAGAAAGTGCACGCGACAATGGAGGTGCTGTTTTGAATTCGAGAGCATTGAAAGATAAGATTAGGAATTTAGCTAGAGCTAATAACATAGATCCACAATCCTTGATGCAGAACTTCTTTTTAGAACGAATTCTTGCAAGGATTGCCCAAAGTGCTTACAGAAACAACATCATCTTAAAGGGTGGTTTGCTGATTGCATCTCTCATTGGATCTTCAAAACGAAGCACGATGGACTTAGATGCGACACTCAAGAACTACCCTGCCGACGAGGACAAGATTGTAGGCTTGATTAAAGAAATTATTGATATTGATGTCAATGATGGCATAACATTTGATTATGTTGGCATCATTTCAATCAGAGAAGAAGATGAGTATAATGGAT
Coding sequences within it:
- a CDS encoding type IV toxin-antitoxin system AbiEi family antitoxin domain-containing protein, with the protein product MDRKKILEVMSNSNGIISTKEATNYGISRMALHRLKEQGAIRSVSRGVYCLNDEMPDTMLIIQIRCKRGTFSHETALYFHDLTDRTPSQHVMTVPANYNTTSLKDLPVKFRYVKPTLIDIGRKKMKTTQGNELYVYDIERTICDIIRNKASMDVNIVNSALRQYANSKKSKFSLLMIYAKKLQMEKKVHATMEVLF